The Coffea arabica cultivar ET-39 chromosome 6e, Coffea Arabica ET-39 HiFi, whole genome shotgun sequence genome contains the following window.
TTTGCAGGTAAGGCCATTTTGGCACGCAACTCTTGAACATGTTAAATTATATAGAGGTGTCCTTAATGAATTGGATAACCTTCTCATTCGTTCTGGTCTGGACAATGTCAGTTTATCTCACAAAGACATAGGCCAGTCCGTGGTAGTGCATCAAAGTTGCTATTGGACTATATTCGTACTTTCCCAAGCAGGGTAATGCAGTTTCACCAGCTAGGTTTTCTACATATTCTTGTTCAGCATGgttaaacttttatttttttttaattttagtgatttttccTATATGTCATAATTATTTGCTGAAGATACCATCATGCTACTCTTTATATCAAAAGAAAGCACATATCAGTATATTCATGGTTCttgacttggaaattttaaattttcagaGTTTTAGCACTTATATTCTCTTCTTGGGCATCATGAATTGATTGATCTACATTTCCCATTTTTGTAGACCTGTCTTACTGCAGCTGGTTGCTATCTTTCTCCGGTTCCTGGCTCTAAAGGCTCCAAAGTCTTGATTTGCTGCTCTCTTAATTCTAATGTCCCTGTGAAGTTGGAAATTATACAAGCACATGCTAATGGAAAACAGAACTCCATTTCAAGTGAAGTAGAGCAAATTGTCAGGAATGCTAAGGCTTGCTTGGACAAATTTATATGTGGTGTTTCAGATGTTAGATTGTTTAGCTTAACATCACCCCATATTGTCGATCTAAAATCTTCTGAATCTGTTTTGATTGAAGCCAAAAGGTTGGGCATTCTTAGCAACTCTACCTATGATACAATTTTTTCTCTGCAAAACCACGAAAAGCAGCACTTTATGTCTAAAACTGAAGTCATGTCTGATCGTGACTTGACAAATGGACGAAAACCAGTAGACACGATTGCAAGCAGAAGAATTTATCCTGGGCAAATTGGGTACTTCATGAGCAGATTTCTGATAAAATGGAATCCTTGCAGGGAAATGCCATACAAGTTATTTTCCTCGAGTGAGACTCACTATGATAAAGTGTTGGAATTGGAAAGACAGCAGAGTTGCAGTTCTTGTCTTGTTCATCATGAGCATGTCGCCGAGATACGTTGTATGGTTGATTCTGATTGGCTTTACCTTGCAAATTTGTCAAAGAGTCAAAATATGGGAAATTCTCTGGAGCAAGTACTCTCTGCTGCAGCAATAAAGCAAGAGGCAGGAAAAATAAAGTCGTGGTCAGACTTTGTTAAATTATCAGCACAGAGAGCTCTTATGTCTTTGAAGTCTATTCCAGTTAATGCAAGACGAAGCCTTCCTGTTCTGGTGGATTCGCAAGGACTATTACTGAGCATTCCAGTACGTGATCCATCTTTCCTTCTGCTTTTATCTGATTACCAAAGGTGTTCTTACCATCTCAGTGAGCCCTATTTCCCAACTTTGTGCAGATTTGCCTACACCTTTGAACGCTCAGATAATTAATGTCACCATGACGGTTGAATCTTTGTTTATTCATGGCCTAATCATTGTTTTAATGTATGCCTAGCATTCGTAAGTTTGATAGCTAAAGGCTTTGTACCggatctttatttttttcccctcaTCTTTTCAAAATAGAATACGCTAAGCCATTTTCCTGTTGGTGGCTTTCTAGTGCCAATCTGCTTTCCCCAAACACCTGCATCCAGTCTTTTTGGTTATATCCCCTTCTTGTGCATGTTCTCTCTAGTGCTAATTTCCTCCACGTACTAATGGAAGAGCTTATCTGAATTTCTCTTGTATTGTTTCAGAATGTTGGCTTTCGGCACTGCCCCTGCTTGGATGTATGTGCTATATTCAAGCCTAGAGTACCGGTTGGTGGAGGCCACACTTCATTTCTCTAGTCTTTTTTCCCCCCCAAGCTTAACTGCTTTTGTTCTGTGATATCTAAAAAGTTCTTATTTTATGTGAATAACTTCTGATGTCATAGAGTAGGATGCCTACAGGAAACCCCTTTTTTCCCTCCAAACGAGTgggcaaaagaggaaaaagccCCTAACACAAACATATGaacgagagagagagggagagatgcTTAGTCTTGAACTGAGATCTTGTACCTTACAAATGTATTACTAAAAGATGCTATTCCTCTTTGATAGTTTAAATTTCAACAATTGCGGGTTTCATCTGATTTGGGTACTTAAGAAAAGTGTTAGTATTTTAATTAAGCTGGTGATTTTGCTATGACACTGCTTGTGACTTCCACTTCCCTCCCTCTCCCAATGCACAGTTTCTGGATGGAGAATGAGTTTCTATTAGAACAATCTTgagggaagaaaaagaaaaaaaactgcCCCTTCTCTTGATTCAGGAcatggaaattttttttccaacattCCCCACTATTGATTACAGCGACATCCtcaaaattatttaaatttatcTAAATTCTCATCAATATCACTCAAGGGGCAAGGGTAAAACGTTATACATAGTTGCAAAAATTCAAGCATCATCTGCCTTCACGTTCTTCCTTCTTTAATGTGGTAAATGATGTGAACCACTGCTTCCAAGATGCATCTTCCTGTTGCTCCAACCAAGACAAGAACGCACTATCCAACAAGCAGAAGGCATTTACATATAGAAGTTGATACCTAACAGGAACATATCGGAAATTGATGACTTGCATAAACGGCCAGGCGCCTCCTTCTAGAACTAATGCAGGGATGAAATCTCTCTTCAAGTCTTCCTTAACTTGACTGGCACTCTTACCAGCTGAAAATCCCATGTAACTAAAAAACACAACCAGATCAAAAGGGCCGAAAATGATGCCATCCATGGCCACTTTAGTGGCAACAAATCGTACTGATTTGGGCTGCATTTTTAGTCTGAACCTAATAAATCTGTCCAAATATTCATACCTGCCAAGGGAAAGAACACGACTTCGTTCACTTCTGACAGCTGAAAAAAGATGCTTCATATGATGTAATAAGACAGAACCTAAAGTTTAGCAAAGGGTAACAAGTGACAACCATTTAAGTACACAAAAATAACTGAAATATCTAAGAACTATATGCATATTCAAACCTAATACGAGTAAGATGTCTCAATAAAGTGAACACAAAATCCCAAGGCCCCATACTTTTTTATTCAAATGGAGCAACCTGACGTCACCAACATATATGAGAAGTTTCCAACATTACTAGTACTCTGAACGTGGTCCTAAAAGATACAAATCAAGCAGAGGCTTATGTTCATAATATTCCATTCACCTGTCTTGGATTTGTTCATGGGAGAACGAAGTAACTTCATGTTTAGTATAGTACAGCATGTAGACTTTGTGAGTCTTCCTAGCAGTAAAAGTGGAGTGCAAAGAGCAGTTTGTTTAGCCCTccaatttaaatttattaaaaaatttagaacTACAAAGATGAAGTTCTGAAGTTTTGAAGCTCTTTAAAAACTTGTATGCCAGAAACATATTTAAGATGAAAGGAAAGGTAATTCTCAAGGTAATAGTATTTTATAGCACATGAAGCAATGGTGATACTCTTTTGTACAAGAAACCAGGTGAAGTAGCAACCTAGTCGGCTAAATAGGTTGCATTAACTAAGATGCAGGCCAGTGAATCACTGTGCTACAAGAAGCCCTAAAttcactccattaaatgcatgCTCCCTAGCTGCAATCAAGATCTGACATTTATGTTAACAAATGGTACTGGTACATAGATGCAATAGATTCTTAAAGCAAGCTATAAGGCTTGGCCTTTGGTTTGGTTTGAGCCACCATATTTTATAAAGAAAAGCTGTCAGAGTATCTTATTAACTGAAAACAAGATAATTGATGtgataaaattcaaaagaacaaaaatatACAAACCAGAAGTGGCCAACAGGTCCAACAAAGCCAAATCCAAACATACTTGTAATAGCAACCCGTTTCCAATTGACTTTAAATTCTTTATCCGCATCCTGCTACATGAAGCAAAAGAAGGATGACCATCACAGCAAGTATTACTGAGAGACGCAATGTAAATCCCCTAAATAGAGCTAAACAAACATTCATAATATTTGCTCTCCAAACATAATTAAATTTATCATTATGCATCAAGAAGTGGTGAatgttttcaaaaataaatactGCCCAAGCATCCCCCCCTGCCCCTCCTGTGAAGAAACAACAAGCGTTGCTTTCTGAACCCTACTACCTGTAAATAACCTATCCAGTTGCCTATAAATGTCACAATTGCTTCCTTATTATGAAAATGGAAGCAAAAAGAGCCATTTGAAGTCATACAAAAGGGATTTTCCATGCCCTAGAAACTTGTTAGCTAATATCACTTCACAAATATAATATTGAATTTTTACATGAAGAATTTGTGATCACAATATGGTTTggaaacaacaatagtatcaaAGGTAAATAAATCAATACAGTTCTGTACCGACTACCTAAACTACTCTTGAGTGAAACATTGATACTCTAATTAGTAAAATCAACTTCTATAGCCGAGGAGTGAAGCAGCTCGACTGAAAGGAGAGGAATGAAAAGCAACTAATGCCCAATTCAGACCCAAGCAATGCATCGAGAAGGTGAAATAGAGAATGCATGAAAGCCTTATCTATATCTCTTCCTGACAAGGAGTCCATTCATGGTATAATACTTTCAAAGCCAATCCAAAGACAGGAAAGGTACAAAACTAGCAAGTTGATACATTGACAAACTTTTTGCTGCCATGATGGTCAagttaaaaaaagataaaagaagtacCTTATCTATATGTCCTATGAAAACTATCAATGAAATTAGCAGCCAAATATTGAGTGTGGACAACCATCCTTGATGGTTATGCATTAATACTATATCAAACACAACAAAGATTGTATTGTTTTAACAATTATATAGCAATCAATTTAATTACAATTACAACAAACGCCGTTCCCCCACACTGTGACACATTGAAACCATGCCCACAATGATAACTGCTATTCGACCACGAGAGAGACCACTTATTCTAGTAGTATGGCATTGTCGAAACAGACTCCTTCTTCAGGACAAAAGCTAATGCTATTTGAAGGAGAATAAATTATCTGCACCTCATTGGTGAGAACATCCAATTTATATTTAGATTTCAGGACTAAAATGAAGACTTGATGAGTAGGTTTGCATCTGGTTTTCAAATTATGAACAGATAAATGAAGAGCATGGAGGACATACAGGATATGGTGCTGGTAGAAACAGCCATTTCGTATCCATTCAAAGGCATGTATGATTTAACCATCATATGCATTACCTCAATTGATTTTCAAACTTTGAAGTTTATACATTGATGGTCGAATATTTCTAACAAAATGTCAAAAACCTTAGTTTGAGAGTCGATGTACAAACCTAAATGGGTCCTAGTACACAGCAAAATCCCGTATATCAAAAAGCCCACCGCCACCATGCGGACACTCATTCCATTTCCGCAGCTTGACTAAACCCCGTCAAGTAATAAGAAACAAATTCTCAACCGATTGTGATAACGCAAATGTACTGAAATGATTATGGAGCTGGAAACTCCCAAGTTCAAAATCCCTAAGCACACGACTCAACTATTTTGCAACTCCAGTCAACAACGTGAGCAGCAAACGTTACTCCAGAAAAAAATATTCATTGCATAAAAACCACAccacccatttgaagataatttTTTATCCATAACCCATTTGCAATTGCGCATGATAATAAAAAATCATCCAACACTTTGACTCGAAAATTCAATCTTGTAATATCAATAAAGGGTTAAAGATTGCTTACTGAAAGATGAAGGGGCCGATTCTTGGCAGTGGAGTGAGTAATGGATTGAGCCACAATATCTCCAACGCCCCATAGAAATCCAGAGCTTATGATTTGGGTCTTAACTGGATGTACAGCCAAGCAATTCTGGTACCATCTCCAGAGCTTCAACAtcatccaatacaaaagatttctcactctctctctctctctctctttccctttgTTTCGGATTTTTCGGGTCTTCAATCAATTAAACGAGACAAAAATTAGCTACACTGTCTGTACATCTGAAAATTAGACGGTGGTCAATGGGCGGTTGGAAGGAAGGAAAGGGAGGGAGGGATTCGTAGATTCCTGATGGGTATCGTAGTAGCAGTAGTATTTCAATTTTTATGCCCATGCCTTTGCCCCACGAATTGAAGGACCAGTTTTGTTGTCAGGTGGCTTTTTGAGTTTTGATTGTTCCCAACCTAAGGGCCTCTAATTTTCTGTATTTGCTTCATGAGGAGTTTGGAGTTTGGACGGGCTTTGTCTGCCGCTTTGTTCGGTGGTACCTAGAATAGAAGCCTTAGATGAGGatcaatttcaaataaataaataaataaataaaaagggagGAACTTGATACATCGTACGTAATATAAgaatttggaaaaagaaaaaatattagcaaaaaaaatgaaaacaatacAACtagtatctatatctatatctatatgtactAGTGGGAATACCCGTGCTATACACGGTGCTGAcattattagaaaaaaaataaaatggtgaacaaataaaggtgaaaaaattttaccaataaaattaaaatataatatctgtttaacaatagtttgaaatataatagAATGTATATATCATTCAAGAACCGTTTTTTTTCGGTTAtatgagaattttttttatcattgtaTGAGAattgttaacaaaaaaatacaatagttAATATAGAATAGCATCAATAGAATTTAATACAATTGTGttgtaatcaaatgaaaaataCGCACCAATTGAATTGTTATTAGCACCCATAGTTAATGAAGTAATCcctatataaaaatattttggtacatGTAGTAATTGGTAatctataaaataaaataaattgctAATCTATAAAATTACTAAGTTGTATATAAATAGCATCAATAGAATGTAATACAATTGTATTGTAATCAAACAATTGTAATAGAATTGTATTGTATTGTATCTATAGTTGATTTAGCAAGATAGTGCAGCCAAAAAATGTGTATGTAAGATGAGTATGACGATATAAGAAGCTGTATATTTACCATGATCACGCAAAATCATTGGTGATGTGGATGCCTGGTGATCTTGAGGACAGTtagatttttcatttctttgatctagaaataaaatatatattaaattaaaaatcaatagtttatgtatttattttatgtgTAAATAGTGATACATTGTATGAGAACTGTTaaccaaaaaaatacaataattaaTATAGAAATAACATCAATAGAATTTAATAGAATTGCATTGTAATCAAATGAAAACAATTACAGATAAGTGGTTACCTGAACTAAGGAATGCAGTTTTAAATGCTCAAAAGTGCCTTGACGATTGCACATATGTCAGGGGTTTGGTGAGTTTTTTGCTCCTCttgaatcattttcttttttctaattgtAATATATTACTTGCAGGTGTTAAGTAGGACTTGGCTATAACCTTTCGTTTAAGTACTTTAAGCAATGAACTATTTATTCCATGAGTTGAATTGTGTTGTTGCTAGATAGATGAATCACGTAGTTGTAATTGTCATTGttgataaagaaaataaatgctcGAATGCAATTTTGCCAAAAGGATTTCTGacgaaattaaaaattaatccaattttAATAATGGGCGTGTAGTGCCTAAGTTATTAGTAGTATCTGAATTATTTTTCTCCAATTATAAAccatttttaattatattttttaattatcaaaaaatcttttttttatttcatgcacgatcatttttggaataaaattatgaaaataactatCGTAACACCTAttttatgtgataaatgtgcaataaaaaataattaaaaaaaattcaataatacaaacaaataaatttttataatatacaATTTATGTTAGAAATAGTAGAACCCTCAATCATGAACCTATACCATCCGCAATTATATAAGCAAGCaatacctttttatctttgattTACAGTGTAACAATAAGCAGACAACCGTTCATaagattttgtaaaaattttcagaaataatGAATGATCAGAAAATCAATGCAATATCATTCATGacaaaaaacaaagcaaaagcaaaatatACTTAAAAGGCAGAGGGGACTGACCTGGAAAATTAAGCCGGCCGCAAGAAGGTTGATTTATGCTGGAGTCTCTGCACATAATATCTTCCATTACTgctcacaaaagaaacaaaatcaatacatttacaaaatcaatagagaacccaaaacaaataagaaattgAGAGAAAGGGTGAGGGAATTAACTCGATAAGTTAATTAAGTCGATCAGTAAAAGAAGAATTTGTATGAGTAattgtaggatgagttaagataATGGGATAGTAGGAATgagatagtgggaatattgattggtgataaggtgatagtgggatttttttttttttttttttttttgtcaattgtcatccctactcctactcctactctatcTACGGGGGAGGCTCAACTGAGCCTATGGGGACCGATGGGGACAGAACCACCACCGGACCAGACGGGTGCACTACACACCCATATGGATTTGAAGCAGAGCCACAAGAGTGGCATTTTGGTGGAAGGCAAGGTTTGAACCCTTGGCTCCCACCCCACCAAAGCCTTAAGGGCTTGGTGGTGGCCACCAGACCAAGAGCTGGTGGTTAGGTGATAGTGGGAATATTGATTAGTGATAAGgtgggttataacccactacttttttatatattaaaataaatacaaaaatatgagTTAAGATAGTGGGATAGTGGGAGTGAGATAGTGGAAATATTGATTGGTGATAAGGTGATAGTGGGATAGTGGGAATATTGATTGGTGATAAGGTGGGTTATAACCCATTacttttttatgtattaaaataaatacaaaaatctagaaaaaagcaTGACAAGTTTAGAAGATATTGAGAGGGTTTCtgctaaaaatcccttgctgaatacatatagatatagattagAGGGTAGGTGTTTTACGAGAAACTTTCACAAGCGTCGGAGATCTGAATCGCCCTTTACtataattttagatttattttaattcaataatcCTTATCTTCTCCTTATCCCTTCCCACTCTTCAATTTAAGTAACCAACTAACCCACAAAATTAAAACTCCTAAATTTTAATTAACAGATAATAACCACTTCCGCAAAATGATAtttgcaaatttcaattcacgTCTCACATTTACTACTAACACTTACCACATCACTAATAGCAATACTCACACTTACCACATTATTGATAGTAATAACTAACTAGTGGGAATACCCGTGCTATGCACAGTACTGAcattattggaaaaaaaataaaatgattaacaaataaaggtgaaaaaattttaccagtaaaattaaaatataatatctgtttaacaatagtttgaaatataatagAATATATATATCATTCAAGAACCGTCTTTTTTCGGTTGtatgagaattttttttatcattgtaTGAGAattgttaacaaaaaaatacaatagttAATATAGAATAGCATCAATAGAATTTAATACAATTGTGttgtaatcaaatgaaaaataCGCACCAATTAAATTGTTATTAGTACCCATAGTTAATGAAGTAATccctatataaatatattttggtaCATGTAGTAATTGGTAatctataaaataaaataaattgctAATCTATAAAATTGCTAAATTGTCTATAAATAGCATCAATAGAATGTAATACAATTGTATTATAATCGAACAATTGTAATACAATTGTATTGTATTGTATCCATAGTTGATTTACCAAGATAGTGCAGCCAAAAGGTGTGTATGTAAGATGAGTATGACGATATAAAAAACTGTATATTTACCATGATCACGCAAAATCATTGGTGATGTGGATGCCTGGCGATCTTGAGGACAGTtagatttttcatttctttgatctagaattaaaatatatattaaattaaaaatcaatagtttatgtatttattttatgtgTAAATAGTGATACATTGTATGAGAACTGTTaaccaaaaaaatacaataattaaTATAGAAATAGCATCAATAGAATTTAATAAAATTGCAttgtaatcaaatgaaaataatTACAGAGAAGTGGTTACCTGAACTAAGGAATGCAGTTTTAAATGCTCAAAAGTGCCTTGACGATTGCACATATGTCAGGGGCTTGGTGAGTTTTTTGCTCCTCttgaatcattttcttttttctaattgtAATATATTACTTGCAGGTGTTAAGTAGAACTTGGCTCTAACCTTTCGTTTAAGTAATTTAAGCAATGAACTATTTATTCCATGAGTTGAATTGTGCTGTTGCTAGATAAATGAATCAAGTAGCTGTAATTGTCATTAttgataa
Protein-coding sequences here:
- the LOC113697031 gene encoding uncharacterized protein isoform X1; this translates as MAGGLIASPHTKTTSHLILTSICRTGLLSEYPIHPIRLRFYPLLRLQFTFRPSSRYLYSCTKDQQHGPIDLSKYRETFSKRMALAGLKPHHRLALGVSGGPDSMALCVLAAMWKREGQCGIEVIDSSGFIDGLMAIVVDHGLRHESKEEANLVCSRVTKMGIRCEIALCEWSEGRPKQGHLQEAAREKRYQILQEVCIRHQIGVLMIAHHADDQAELFILRLSRGSGVLGLSGMASVSQLFPKFPDYSREALNWHGLLLVRPLLEFSKEDMFQICKGGNQEWVEDPTNQSPVFARNRIRMSLNNLSSSIFKAELQAIISACREMRLHVDKICSNLINQAVTIMPEGYAVINLKILNASSIKDIYLSKFLALVLQFISQRHRPVRGSASKLLLDYIRTFPSRTCLTAAGCYLSPVPGSKGSKVLICCSLNSNVPVKLEIIQAHANGKQNSISSEVEQIVRNAKACLDKFICGVSDVRLFSLTSPHIVDLKSSESVLIEAKRLGILSNSTYDTIFSLQNHEKQHFMSKTEVMSDRDLTNGRKPVDTIASRRIYPGQIGYFMSRFLIKWNPCREMPYKLFSSSETHYDKVLELERQQSCSSCLVHHEHVAEIRCMVDSDWLYLANLSKSQNMGNSLEQVLSAAAIKQEAGKIKSWSDFVKLSAQRALMSLKSIPVNARRSLPVLVDSQGLLLSIPVRDPSFLLLLSDYQRMLAFGTAPAWMYVLYSSLEYRLVEATLHFSSLFSPPSLTAFVL
- the LOC113697032 gene encoding uncharacterized protein isoform X1 — its product is MMLKLWRWYQNCLAVHPVKTQIISSGFLWGVGDIVAQSITHSTAKNRPLHLSQDADKEFKVNWKRVAITSMFGFGFVGPVGHFWYEYLDRFIRFRLKMQPKSVRFVATKVAMDGIIFGPFDLVVFFSYMGFSAGKSASQVKEDLKRDFIPALVLEGGAWPFMQVINFRYVPVRYQLLYVNAFCLLDSAFLSWLEQQEDASWKQWFTSFTTLKKEEREGR
- the LOC113697032 gene encoding uncharacterized protein isoform X2 — its product is MMLKLWRWYQNCLAVHPVKTQIISSGFLWGVGDIVAQSITHSTAKNRPLHLSDADKEFKVNWKRVAITSMFGFGFVGPVGHFWYEYLDRFIRFRLKMQPKSVRFVATKVAMDGIIFGPFDLVVFFSYMGFSAGKSASQVKEDLKRDFIPALVLEGGAWPFMQVINFRYVPVRYQLLYVNAFCLLDSAFLSWLEQQEDASWKQWFTSFTTLKKEEREGR